Part of the Falsibacillus albus genome, ATTTCATAAATCTTATATTTAGGACCTGTTATTACACCGCTGATGATTCCCAGGCATGGCTCCGCATTCCGCGGGGCGGGCTTGTGGCCTCCGGAGGCTTCGTCTTGCACTCCATTCAACAGTTAGAATAAGCTGAAAACAACAAACATGCTTTAACAAAACCTATAAAAAATCCCGAACAAATTCGAATTCTAATAAAAGAATTTGAATATTGTTCGGGTTTTTCTTCAACTAAAATCCTTTTTTTCAGCCTCTTTTAGTGATTTATTTGGATGGGAGCTTCTTCAAATAATTGACCGCATCATCAAATGACTTGACGGGCACAATCTTCATCTTTGTTCCGATTTCCTTCGCTGCTTCCAATGCTTCCTGATAATTGGATTTAAGCTCCGGATGCTCCTTTTTCACGTCGGCTGGGAGTTCATCATCCGGTGCAAAAAAGATTTCAGCCCCTTTTTGGTCAGCTGCAATAACCTTTAGCTGGATGCCTCCGATTCTTCCGACATTTCCTTCCGGAGAAATGGTTCCGGTACCCGCTATCTGATAGCCTTTTGTTAAATCCGCCTTGGTCAACTGATTGTAGATTTCAAGGCTGAACATCAATCCTGCAGAAGGGCCACCGATATTTTCAGTCTTAAGTTTAACGTCAGGGACTGAAATCAATTCACGATCATCGACGAGGCCGATCCCCATTCCTACCTTGCCGCTGACATTTTCTCCACCTTTGAATTGAGCCAGCTTGATGGGAGCAGTATGTTGCTTTTGATTATGAATATATGTAACGGCTATTGAATCGCCTGCTTTTTTTTGTTTTACATAGTCAATGAATTGAGAAGAAGACTCAAATGCTTTTCCATCAACTTTCGTAATGCGATCACCGGCATGCAAAACCTTTGCTGCAGGCATATCTGGATAAACATCCAATACATAGACGCCCCTGTAGTCAAAATGATAAGGCTTATTTGCTTTTTTGTAGGCTATCTGGACTGCGTTATGCTTGGAGTTCTCCATATAATATAGCTGACGGACATTGAATTCCTGTTCTGTCTCTTCCTTTCCCCTTACATCATCGATGGGGATGATCTCTTCAAAATCCTTAACTTTCGCAATGAGATACGAGTATATATTTGCCTGTCCCATCCTCACTGTCGTAAGCATCAACGATCCTTTTTCCCCATATCCATTATCTACATGGACAATCGGTTCCAGCTCGTGTGCCATCCCTGGTTTCGTTACATAATAAGGCAAATGTATAAATGATGCCACTGCAAATACCAAGGCCAAAAAAACGGCAATTCTAAAGCTGATCTTCTTAGACATCTTTGTTGGACTCCTTCCATTCCTCAATCGCAGCTATGATGGCCGGCAGCATTTTAAGTGCTGTTTCTTCGCCGATCTTGATGATTTCTTCTATATTGGTGAATGCCCTTGTACTAAATTTTTCCACGGGAGGACGAATCATGATATCGGACTCGACCTCACGGTTGGCCACGAGTTCCATTTGCATAATATCGATGCTTTGCATGATGACATCATAGATCGTGGATATTTCTGCATTAGGTTTAACATTTGACACATCCACCGCAATGATGATGTCAGCCCCCATTTCTTTTACGACCGAAACGGGAACACGATCGACAACCCCTCCATCTACAAGCAGCTTCCCATCAATTTTTTCAGGGACAAAAATCCCGGGTATGGATATACTCGCCCTAACTGCATCGGCGATCAATCCTTTCTTGAAAACAACTTTCTCGCCATTCGTCAAATCTGTTGCGACTACAGCTGTCGGGATGCGTAAATCTTCAATATTCTTGCCATGTGTAAATAATCTAATGAATTCTTTAATCCTATTTCCTGCGATAAAGCCCATTTTGGGGACAGTGAAGTCGAGATAAAACTTCCGTTTAAATGCAGTCGATAGTTTGTAGAGCTGCTCCATATCGTGGCCGATCCCATAAAAACAGGCTACCAGCGCACCCATACTGCTCCCGGCGATTAAATCTATTCCGATATTATGTTCCTGGAAAGCCTTCATGACCCCCAAATGGGCGAAACCTCTAGCTCCCCCAGAACCAAGAGCCAAACCAATCTTCGGCTTTTTCAAAGCCGTTCCCCCTTTTCAAATGCAGTCGAATTAAGCTCGTACAGTATCTCACCATTCATCATATGGTCTAATTTTCAAGTCTATGAGTATATTGAAATATAAGGACAAGGTCATTTCATTCTCCCTTTCATTGTATCATTGATGTCCTGATGTTTCACTTAATTGCATGCGGCAAGAGGAGGAAAAAGTTTGGTGCTTTCAAAAATCAAAACGCTTATCCTGGCAGCTGCCATAACAATCATGGCAATTTCGATGATTGTA contains:
- a CDS encoding SepM family pheromone-processing serine protease; this translates as MSKKISFRIAVFLALVFAVASFIHLPYYVTKPGMAHELEPIVHVDNGYGEKGSLMLTTVRMGQANIYSYLIAKVKDFEEIIPIDDVRGKEETEQEFNVRQLYYMENSKHNAVQIAYKKANKPYHFDYRGVYVLDVYPDMPAAKVLHAGDRITKVDGKAFESSSQFIDYVKQKKAGDSIAVTYIHNQKQHTAPIKLAQFKGGENVSGKVGMGIGLVDDRELISVPDVKLKTENIGGPSAGLMFSLEIYNQLTKADLTKGYQIAGTGTISPEGNVGRIGGIQLKVIAADQKGAEIFFAPDDELPADVKKEHPELKSNYQEALEAAKEIGTKMKIVPVKSFDDAVNYLKKLPSK
- a CDS encoding patatin-like phospholipase family protein, whose product is MKKPKIGLALGSGGARGFAHLGVMKAFQEHNIGIDLIAGSSMGALVACFYGIGHDMEQLYKLSTAFKRKFYLDFTVPKMGFIAGNRIKEFIRLFTHGKNIEDLRIPTAVVATDLTNGEKVVFKKGLIADAVRASISIPGIFVPEKIDGKLLVDGGVVDRVPVSVVKEMGADIIIAVDVSNVKPNAEISTIYDVIMQSIDIMQMELVANREVESDIMIRPPVEKFSTRAFTNIEEIIKIGEETALKMLPAIIAAIEEWKESNKDV